In Geomonas ferrireducens, one DNA window encodes the following:
- a CDS encoding YciI-like protein, with protein MHYLLLYEVAPDYLERRGAFRDEHLALAWEAAARGELLLGGALTDPADGAVLLFAADSPDVPAAFAKADPYVLNGLVRKWTVRGWHTVVGPQAHAPVHPS; from the coding sequence ATGCATTATCTGTTGCTGTATGAGGTGGCGCCCGATTACCTGGAGCGCCGCGGCGCGTTCCGCGATGAGCACCTGGCGCTTGCATGGGAAGCGGCGGCGCGTGGCGAGTTGCTCCTTGGCGGTGCCCTCACCGACCCGGCCGATGGTGCCGTTCTCCTTTTCGCGGCGGATTCCCCCGATGTCCCCGCCGCTTTCGCCAAGGCCGATCCTTACGTCCTGAACGGGCTGGTGCGGAAGTGGACCGTGCGCGGCTGGCATACCGTGGTCGGTCCGCAGGCCCACGCCCCGGTGCATCCTTCCTGA